Within the Legionella pneumophila subsp. pneumophila str. Philadelphia 1 genome, the region TCGCATCATAGTGTGCAATTTGTTTTATTATTATAGCAGAGATATACTCATGTATTTTTTAAGTCAAATTAGCGAATTTTATGCATACCATCACCATTCGTGGCGCAAGAACCCATAATCTCAAGAACTTGGACCTGGAGCTTCCTCGAGATAAATTAATCGTAATAACCGGATTGTCTGGTTCTGGGAAGTCGTCTTTAGCCTTTGATACTCTCTATGCCGAAGGCCAGCGCCGTTACGTGGAATCTTTGTCTGCTTATGCTCGACAATTTTTGTCCATGATGGAAAAACCTGATGTTGATTCGATAGAGGGGCTCTCCCCGGCGATTTCTATAGAACAAAAGGCTACCTCTCATAATCCCCGATCCACGGTAGGCACCATTACCGAAATTTATGACTATTTGCGCTTGCTTTATGCCCGAGTCGGAGAGCCAAGGTGTCCTACCCACCACACCAGCTTGCATGCTCAGACCATTAGTCAAATGGTTGATCAGGTATTGGCTTTACCAGAAGACAGTAAAGTGATGATTCTGGCGCCTGTTATTCGTGAACGGAAGGGAGAGCATGTCCAGTTTTTGCAACAATTGCAAGCGCAAGGGTACGTACGTGCACGTATTGATGGAGAGCTTTATGAACTGGATTCTCCCCCTAAATTAGGATTGCGTACCAAGCACACTATTGAAGTAGTTATTGATCGCTTTAAAGTACGCCCTGATTTGGCTCAACGTTTGAGTGAATCTTTTGAAAATGCGCTCAATCTGGCAGATGGTCTTGTCATCGTTTCTTCAATGGATGGTCATTTCAATGAACTTTTATTTTCTTCAAGGTTTGCATGCTCTGAATGCGGTTACAGTTTAAGTGAACTTGAGCCAAGGCTTTTTTCATTTAACAATCCTGTCGGTGCATGTTCCTCATGTGATGGGCTTGGAGTGGATCAGTTTTTTGATCCGTCAAGAGTAGTCCACGATGCAACCGCCAGTTTGGCAGAAGGGGCAATCAGGGGATGGGATAGGAAAACCACGTATTATTTCAGCATGCTTGAGTCGCTTGCGAGGCACTATGGTTTTGATACCAGTACGCCTTTTTGTGATTTAAGTGAAGCAATGCAACAAATCGTTTTGTATGGTAGTGGTCGTGAAATAATCGAGTTTCAGTATCATAGGCCGCATGGAGGATACATGGTTAAGCGGCATAGTTTTGAGGGAATAATTCCTAACATGCAACGCCGCTATCGTGAATCAGATTCTGGTATGATAAGGGAGGAACTTGCCAAATACCTATCCTCACGCCCTTGCCAATCTTGCCAGGGAGCGAGATTGCGTGAAGAAGCTCGACATGTATTTATTGATAATAAAAATCTACCAGAAATCACCAGCTATTCTATTGAGCAAGCCTATCAGTTTTTTAAAGAGCTGAAGTTATCGGGGTATAGGGGTGAAATTGCAGCAAAAATCAATAAGGAAATTGTTGAGCGGCTGGGGTTTCTGGTGAATGTCGGGCTAGATTATTTGTCTTTGGCTCGAAGCGCGGAGACTCTATCTGGCGGAGAAGCTCAACGTATTCGCCTGGCTAGTCAAATAGGTTCAGGGCTTGTAGGGGTGATGTATATTTTGGATGAGCCTTCAATAGGGCTGCACCAACGTGACAATGACCGATTATTGAGTACTTTAATGCATTTACGCAACCAGGGAAACACTGTAATCGTTGTCGAACATGATGAAGATGCTATCCGAAGCGCTGATTTTGTTCTTGATATAGGGCCTGGGGCTGGAGTGCATGGTGGGGAAGTAGTTGCCAGCGGTTCTCCTGAAGAGGTAATGAACAATCCCGCATCTCTCACCGGCCAATATTTGTCTGGGAAAAAGGAAATAGAAATTCCCAAGGATCGAATTCCGGTTAACCATGATCGGATGATTCATTTAAAAGGCGTGTCTTGCAATAATTTACAAAATGTTGATGTCAGTATTCCTTTAGGTTTGTTGACTTGTATTACAGGTGTTTCTGGTTCAGGTAAATCCAGTTTGATTAATGATACTTTATATCCTATTGCTGCCAATGCACTAAACAGAGCCAGCTTAATGACTATAGGTGA harbors:
- the uvrA gene encoding excinuclease ABC subunit UvrA, whose translation is MHTITIRGARTHNLKNLDLELPRDKLIVITGLSGSGKSSLAFDTLYAEGQRRYVESLSAYARQFLSMMEKPDVDSIEGLSPAISIEQKATSHNPRSTVGTITEIYDYLRLLYARVGEPRCPTHHTSLHAQTISQMVDQVLALPEDSKVMILAPVIRERKGEHVQFLQQLQAQGYVRARIDGELYELDSPPKLGLRTKHTIEVVIDRFKVRPDLAQRLSESFENALNLADGLVIVSSMDGHFNELLFSSRFACSECGYSLSELEPRLFSFNNPVGACSSCDGLGVDQFFDPSRVVHDATASLAEGAIRGWDRKTTYYFSMLESLARHYGFDTSTPFCDLSEAMQQIVLYGSGREIIEFQYHRPHGGYMVKRHSFEGIIPNMQRRYRESDSGMIREELAKYLSSRPCQSCQGARLREEARHVFIDNKNLPEITSYSIEQAYQFFKELKLSGYRGEIAAKINKEIVERLGFLVNVGLDYLSLARSAETLSGGEAQRIRLASQIGSGLVGVMYILDEPSIGLHQRDNDRLLSTLMHLRNQGNTVIVVEHDEDAIRSADFVLDIGPGAGVHGGEVVASGSPEEVMNNPASLTGQYLSGKKEIEIPKDRIPVNHDRMIHLKGVSCNNLQNVDVSIPLGLLTCITGVSGSGKSSLINDTLYPIAANALNRASLMTIGEVKDISGLHLCDKVIDIDQSPIGRTPRSNPATYTGLFTHIRDLFSGTPESRARGYQPGRFSFNVKGGRCEACQGDGLIKVEMHFLPDIYVSCDVCQGKRYNRETLEIHYKGKNIHEVLDMTVEDACAFFAAIPVIARKCLTLMDVGLSYIKLGQSATTLSGGEAQRIKLARELSKRDTGNTLYILDEPTTGLHFHDTKQLLTVLTRLREQGNTIVIIEHNLDVIKTADWIVDLGPEGGSKGGKIIATGTPEMVAENPQSFTGQFLRQILSKSNELLLQKCK